A part of Syngnathus acus chromosome 20, fSynAcu1.2, whole genome shotgun sequence genomic DNA contains:
- the zc2hc1a gene encoding zinc finger C2HC domain-containing protein 1A isoform X2: protein MMDEFGDGEALPVGDLSQCNTCKRMFLPKVLEKHAKICQKSASKRRKVFDSSRQRAAGTDIPTLKPLKPKSQSSSAQKAEPPKKPSNWRKKHEDFLAVLKASKASARAVKEGGPLPPPPAPTFDPDLVKCPYCQRRFNENSAQGHIKFCQDQASRMSNRNKSDAKKAPARTQYKPPPFVKKVNSASSSIPSASSRLPARSGLSQPTGVPSSKTSPAASTRTNPSPSPSSGVGIKNRVVSSGYGSVRNTTPVRGPLNKKKLEETCITRDDVDGSVDNGDVKSKFCHSCGTRYPIEAAKFCCECGIRRLCI from the exons ATGATGGATGAATTCGGCG ATGGGGAGGCCCTTCCTGTTGGCGATCTCTCCCAGTGTAACACCTGTAAAAGAATGTTCCTCCCAAAAGTCCTG GAGAAGCATGCCAAAATCTGCCAAAAGTCAGCATCCAAACGAAGGAAGGTCTTTGACTCCAGCAGGCAAAGAGCGGCTGGTACAGATATCCCAACTCTCAAACCCCTAAAACCAAAG TCACAAAGTTCATCTGCTCAAAAA GCGGAACCCCCAAAGAAGCCGTCCAACTGGCGCAAGAAACATGAAGACTtcctcgcagtcctcaaggCATCCAAAGCCAGCGCGAGGGCCGTGAAGGAAGGCGGACCTTTGCCCCCGCCTCCTGCTCCGACGTTTGACCCAG ACCTAGTCAAGTGTCCTTATTGTCAACGGAGGTTCAACGAAAATTCGGCTCAAGGGCACATTAAGTTCTGTCAGGATCAGGCTTCCAGGATGAGTAACAGAAACAAAAGCGACGCCAAGAAAGCTCCTGCTCGCACACAG TACAAGCCGCCCCCTTTTGTCAAGAAGGTCAACTCCGCATCATCAAGCATCCCTTCGGCCTCCTCCCGTCTGCCTGCAAGATCAGGCCTTTCCCAGCCGACTG GAGTGCCTTCCAGTAAGACCTCCCCTGCAGCTTCAACGAGGACAAACCCGAGCCCGAGCCCTTCTTCCGG TGTGGGGATAAAGAACCGAGTAGTGAGTTCTGGATACGGTTCTGTGAGAAACACTACGCCTGTAAGAGGACCACTCAATAAGAAGAAATTAGAGGAGACTTGCATAACCAG GGATGATGTCGATGGCAGTGTGGACAACGGTGACGTGAAGAGCAAGTTTTGTCACTCGTGTGGGACCAGGTACCCCATAGAAGCTGCAAAATTCTGCTGTGAGTGTGGCATCAGAAGGCTGTGTATTTGA
- the zc2hc1a gene encoding zinc finger C2HC domain-containing protein 1A isoform X3: protein MMDEFGDGEALPVGDLSQCNTCKRMFLPKVLEKHAKICQKSASKRRKVFDSSRQRAAGTDIPTLKPLKPKAEPPKKPSNWRKKHEDFLAVLKASKASARAVKEGGPLPPPPAPTFDPDLVKCPYCQRRFNENSAQGHIKFCQDQASRMSNRNKSDAKKAPARTQYKPPPFVKKVNSASSSIPSASSRLPARSGLSQPTGVPSSKTSPAASTRTNPSPSPSSGVGIKNRVVSSGYGSVRNTTPVRGPLNKKKLEETCITRDDVDGSVDNGDVKSKFCHSCGTRYPIEAAKFCCECGIRRLCI, encoded by the exons ATGATGGATGAATTCGGCG ATGGGGAGGCCCTTCCTGTTGGCGATCTCTCCCAGTGTAACACCTGTAAAAGAATGTTCCTCCCAAAAGTCCTG GAGAAGCATGCCAAAATCTGCCAAAAGTCAGCATCCAAACGAAGGAAGGTCTTTGACTCCAGCAGGCAAAGAGCGGCTGGTACAGATATCCCAACTCTCAAACCCCTAAAACCAAAG GCGGAACCCCCAAAGAAGCCGTCCAACTGGCGCAAGAAACATGAAGACTtcctcgcagtcctcaaggCATCCAAAGCCAGCGCGAGGGCCGTGAAGGAAGGCGGACCTTTGCCCCCGCCTCCTGCTCCGACGTTTGACCCAG ACCTAGTCAAGTGTCCTTATTGTCAACGGAGGTTCAACGAAAATTCGGCTCAAGGGCACATTAAGTTCTGTCAGGATCAGGCTTCCAGGATGAGTAACAGAAACAAAAGCGACGCCAAGAAAGCTCCTGCTCGCACACAG TACAAGCCGCCCCCTTTTGTCAAGAAGGTCAACTCCGCATCATCAAGCATCCCTTCGGCCTCCTCCCGTCTGCCTGCAAGATCAGGCCTTTCCCAGCCGACTG GAGTGCCTTCCAGTAAGACCTCCCCTGCAGCTTCAACGAGGACAAACCCGAGCCCGAGCCCTTCTTCCGG TGTGGGGATAAAGAACCGAGTAGTGAGTTCTGGATACGGTTCTGTGAGAAACACTACGCCTGTAAGAGGACCACTCAATAAGAAGAAATTAGAGGAGACTTGCATAACCAG GGATGATGTCGATGGCAGTGTGGACAACGGTGACGTGAAGAGCAAGTTTTGTCACTCGTGTGGGACCAGGTACCCCATAGAAGCTGCAAAATTCTGCTGTGAGTGTGGCATCAGAAGGCTGTGTATTTGA
- the zc2hc1a gene encoding zinc finger C2HC domain-containing protein 1A isoform X1 — protein sequence MERFCTPSVLVAHLHQLHLSHYCHQVVKVCTSRGSTPPETSLSQQCNLFYTVPSMEVNVICPFNLEVIPLFDVHICNKYNYFIFQSQSSSAQKAEPPKKPSNWRKKHEDFLAVLKASKASARAVKEGGPLPPPPAPTFDPDLVKCPYCQRRFNENSAQGHIKFCQDQASRMSNRNKSDAKKAPARTQYKPPPFVKKVNSASSSIPSASSRLPARSGLSQPTGVPSSKTSPAASTRTNPSPSPSSGVGIKNRVVSSGYGSVRNTTPVRGPLNKKKLEETCITRDDVDGSVDNGDVKSKFCHSCGTRYPIEAAKFCCECGIRRLCI from the exons ATGGAAAGATTCTGCACGCCTTCAGTATTAGTCGCGCATCTACATCAACTCCACCTGTCACACTACTGCCACCAAGTGGTGAAAGTGTGCACATCTCGAGGAAGCACTCCGCCAGAAACATCCCTGTCCCAACAGTGCAATCTTTTTTACACAGTGCCATCAATGGAAGTGAATGTAATATGTCCATTTAACCTTGAAGTCATTCCTTTGTTTGATGTACACATTTGCAACAAATACAACTACTTTATATTTCAGTCACAAAGTTCATCTGCTCAAAAA GCGGAACCCCCAAAGAAGCCGTCCAACTGGCGCAAGAAACATGAAGACTtcctcgcagtcctcaaggCATCCAAAGCCAGCGCGAGGGCCGTGAAGGAAGGCGGACCTTTGCCCCCGCCTCCTGCTCCGACGTTTGACCCAG ACCTAGTCAAGTGTCCTTATTGTCAACGGAGGTTCAACGAAAATTCGGCTCAAGGGCACATTAAGTTCTGTCAGGATCAGGCTTCCAGGATGAGTAACAGAAACAAAAGCGACGCCAAGAAAGCTCCTGCTCGCACACAG TACAAGCCGCCCCCTTTTGTCAAGAAGGTCAACTCCGCATCATCAAGCATCCCTTCGGCCTCCTCCCGTCTGCCTGCAAGATCAGGCCTTTCCCAGCCGACTG GAGTGCCTTCCAGTAAGACCTCCCCTGCAGCTTCAACGAGGACAAACCCGAGCCCGAGCCCTTCTTCCGG TGTGGGGATAAAGAACCGAGTAGTGAGTTCTGGATACGGTTCTGTGAGAAACACTACGCCTGTAAGAGGACCACTCAATAAGAAGAAATTAGAGGAGACTTGCATAACCAG GGATGATGTCGATGGCAGTGTGGACAACGGTGACGTGAAGAGCAAGTTTTGTCACTCGTGTGGGACCAGGTACCCCATAGAAGCTGCAAAATTCTGCTGTGAGTGTGGCATCAGAAGGCTGTGTATTTGA